A stretch of Episyrphus balteatus chromosome 2, idEpiBalt1.1, whole genome shotgun sequence DNA encodes these proteins:
- the LOC129908703 gene encoding probable serine hydrolase produces MRTASGVSISKLFLKRSLQIQDLFVKDIKKYSTSLATREFEDIQISVPWGHIAGKWYGPKNTRPIVGLHGWQDNAGTYDTLAPLLPTHLGFLSIDLPGHGLSSQLPEGCTYHSIDYVNTLFTIMREFKWNKISMICHSMSAINGFIFTSLFPDKCDMYVALDNLKPVLRTKPEHTIKTITERFAGHTKQIEFALKDTKPPCYEYEEIVERLYKGTSKSISKECCKFILQRNMKPSEEEPNKYYFSRDGRLKSMMFFLFPHEVVVEMAQRIKCPHLFIKALNAPKYDMKADYEEVLNTLKQNPLFEHHIVSGTHHVHLNEPQKIADIVNPFINKYRPV; encoded by the exons ATGAGAACCGCATCAGGTGTTTCGATttcgaaattgtttttaaaaagatCTCTTCAAATTCAAGATCTGTTtgtaaaagatataaaaaaatactcaaCTAGTTTAGCCACACGAgag tttgaagaCATACAAATCAGTGTTCCATGGGGTCACATTGCGGGAAAATGGTATGGCCCTAAAAATACTCGACCGATAGTTGGATTACATGGTTGGCAAGATAATGCCGGTACCTACGATACTCTTGCTCCACTTCTGCCAACACATCTTGGATTTCTATCAATTGACCTGCCTGGACATGGACTTTCTTCTCAACTTCCGGAAGGTTGCACCTACCATTCAATAGATTACGTCAATACTCTGTTTACCATAATGCGTGAATTCAAATGGAATAAGATTTCAATGATCTGTCATTCGATGAGTGCAATTAACGGTTTTATATTTACATCTTTATTTCCTGATAAATGTGACATGTATGTTGCCTTGGATAATCTTAAGCCTGTATTAAGAACAAAACCAGAACACACAATCAAAACGATTACTGAGCGATTTGCGGGTCATACCAAACAAATCGAATTCGCTCTAAAGGATACAAAGCCGCCATGTTATGAATATGAAGAAATTGTCGAAAGGTTGTACAAGGGAACTTCGAAATCGATTTCGAAAGAAtgttgtaaatttattttacaacgAAACATGAAACCATCGGAAGAAGAACCAAATAAATACTACTTTAGTCGAGATGGTCGATTAAAGTCAATGATGTTTTTCCTATTTCCTCATGAAGTTGTTGTAGAAATGGCACAAAGAATAAAATGTCcgcatttatttattaaagctCTGAATGCTCCAAAATATGATATGAAAGCAGATTATGAAGAAGTACTGAATACACTCAAACAAAATCCATTATTTGAACATCATATAGTTAGTGGCACGCATCATGTGCATTTAAACGAGCCGCAAAAGATAGCTGATATTGTGAAtccatttataaataaatacagaCCGGTTTAA
- the LOC129909373 gene encoding sulfotransferase 1B1-like, producing MFRIEDIQNPIVDNFQRNGGSGLISILPLDNIPVDIPNSWKYKPTCMPVEYKSRAEAFANFKVRKDDIWIVTYPKCGTTWTQEMTWMLMNDLNFDEAKSVDITQRSIYFELEGMIPTDEWKHFDLLNEQKSPRVIKSHLPISLLPRDIWRKKCKIIYVARDFKDAIISFYHHFTGMTPYKGSIEEFIEGILTDNMIYCSYWNHVLEFWLIREQPNILFLTFEDMKKDLKTILEVTSKFLKKEYTEKQICSLVEHLSFDNMKKHSTCNNQGLVKALYAVSNYEYNEKTSFQFMRKGQVGGYKKEMSSSFIDRINLKTKELFEPYGLNLYYGDS from the exons atgtttagAATCGAAGATATTCAAAATCCAATCGTTgataattttcaaagaaatggAGGATCTGGTTTAATTAGCATTTTACCCTTAGATAATATTCCTGTTGATATTCCAAATTCATGGAAATACAAGCCAACTTGTATGCCAGTTGAGTACAAAAGTCGAGCGGAGGCTTTTGCTAATTTCAAAGTTCGCAAAGACGATATCTGGATCGTAACATATCCAAAATGTGGAACTACATGGACACAAGAAATGACATGGATGTTAATGAACGATTTGAATTTTGATGAAGCCAAATCAGTGGACATAACACAAAGAAGCATTTATTTTGA ACTTGAAGGTATGATTCCGACAGACGAATGGAAGCACTTTGATTTATTGAATGAGCAAAAATCCCCAAGAGTAATAAAGTCCCATTTGCCAATTAGTTTACTCCCCAGAGACATCTGGCGGAAAAAGTGCAAA ataatttatgTTGCTAGAGACTTTAAAGATgcaattatttcattttatcaTCATTTTACTGGAATGACTCCTTATAAAGGAAGCATCGAGGAATTTATCGAAGGAATTCTAACAGACAATATGATTTATTGTTCCTATTGGAATCATGTTCTTGAATTTTGGTTAATTCGAGAACAAccaaatattctttttttaacttttgaagaCATGAAAAAGGATTTAAAGACGATTCTAGAGGTAACatcaaagtttttgaaaaaggaatacacagaaaaacaaatttgttcatTGGTGGAACATTTGTCATTTGATAATATGAAAA AACATTCAACATGTAACAACCAGGGTTTGGTAAAGGCCTTATATGCCGTAAGCAACTATGAATACAATGAAAAAACATCATTTCAATTCATGAGAAAAGGACAAGTTGGAGGATATAAAAAGGAAATGTCATCTAGTTTTATAGACAGGATAAATTTAAAGACGAAAGAATTGTTTGAGCCATACGGTCTTAATTTATATTATGGTGATtcataa